The Deltaproteobacteria bacterium genome contains a region encoding:
- a CDS encoding NAD-dependent epimerase/dehydratase family protein: MHILIIGGTRFVGYQLVWRLLAAGQRVTILNRGRTPDPFGNHERGNSIERLVADRTTPDFARVLAGRRFDAVVDFAAYTAADARGAVAALNGRVEHYVFISSGQVYLVRAGCPWPAREADYDGALIPDPTNDEEDHANWVYGVEKRAAEDVLANAWASARFPATRLRIPMVNGERDHFRRTESYLWRLLDGGPIILPDGGTRPMRHVYSGAVVQAIGALLGNAATFGEAYNLSQDETPTLAEMVSVLAELLGARARVVAVPSDAIRAAGLTPAAISPFSDPWMSQLDASKAKTALGFQHEPWRSYLDKIVACFINHPPTAPPENYAQREQERVLAARWS, translated from the coding sequence ATGCATATCTTGATCATCGGCGGCACGCGCTTCGTCGGCTATCAACTCGTGTGGCGGCTACTCGCCGCGGGACAGCGGGTCACCATCCTCAATCGCGGACGCACACCCGACCCATTCGGTAATCACGAGCGCGGCAATTCGATTGAACGGCTCGTTGCCGATCGCACGACGCCAGATTTCGCGCGGGTGTTGGCCGGCCGCCGCTTCGACGCCGTGGTTGATTTCGCCGCCTACACGGCCGCCGACGCGCGCGGCGCCGTAGCAGCATTGAACGGCCGCGTCGAGCACTATGTTTTCATCAGCAGCGGTCAGGTCTACCTCGTACGCGCGGGCTGTCCGTGGCCAGCACGCGAGGCTGACTACGACGGCGCGCTGATCCCCGACCCGACAAATGATGAGGAGGATCACGCCAACTGGGTCTACGGCGTCGAAAAACGCGCGGCCGAAGACGTGCTGGCCAACGCGTGGGCCAGCGCACGCTTCCCGGCGACGCGTCTGCGCATTCCCATGGTCAACGGCGAACGCGATCACTTTCGCCGCACCGAGAGCTATCTGTGGCGGCTGCTCGATGGTGGTCCGATCATTCTCCCCGACGGCGGCACGCGGCCGATGCGTCATGTCTACAGCGGCGCCGTGGTGCAGGCGATCGGTGCGTTGCTCGGCAACGCGGCGACGTTCGGCGAGGCGTACAACTTGTCCCAGGACGAGACCCCGACGTTGGCGGAGATGGTGAGCGTGCTGGCCGAACTACTGGGCGCACGAGCACGAGTCGTTGCCGTGCCTAGCGATGCGATCCGCGCCGCCGGCCTGACGCCGGCCGCGATCTCTCCGTTCAGCGATCCCTGGATGTCGCAGCTCGATGCGAGCAAAGCGAAGACGGCTCTGGGCTTTCAGCACGAGCCGTGGCGCAGCTACTTGGACAAGATCGTCGCCTGCTTCATCAATCATCCGCCAACAGCACCGCCGGAGAACTACGCGCAGCGCGAACAGGAGCGCGTTCTCGCCGCGCGCTGGTCGTGA
- a CDS encoding MFS transporter codes for MNLRRKLSWVTVFYFAEGLPFGIAVDNLPVYFRLHGVSLTDIGLFSLLRLPWTLKVLWAPLVDRYGERRHWIVGALLVMAAQMATLPWLDPSAPGVWLWALLLSFTAASATQDIAIDAYTIGLLAPGEEGVANGVRVSAYRAALIAGGGALLLLARPFGWAAVYWAAALAFILLAAVVWRSPPLTVRGDTEALWLAPLWTWLRRPGAPVIFLFVLTYKLGDVSMGPMVKPFWVDRGLSADEIALISTTLGVGASVLGALAGGVLTTRWGIFRGLWSLGLLQAFSNLGYAGVAYAGAGRPAIYAASLFESFTGGLGTAAFLAFLMHVCDKRQAATEYALLSAIFAASGWLVGSVSGVGVMRFGYGDYFLLTFALSFPAYALLPWVKRWVDDAHSDASGRVV; via the coding sequence ATGAATCTGCGGCGGAAGCTGTCTTGGGTGACGGTCTTCTACTTTGCCGAGGGCCTACCCTTCGGCATCGCCGTCGACAATCTCCCGGTCTACTTTCGCCTTCACGGCGTGTCGCTGACGGACATTGGACTGTTCAGCCTGCTGCGCTTGCCGTGGACGTTGAAGGTGCTGTGGGCGCCGCTGGTCGATCGCTACGGCGAGCGACGACACTGGATCGTGGGTGCGTTGCTGGTGATGGCGGCGCAGATGGCAACGCTGCCGTGGCTCGATCCGTCGGCGCCGGGGGTTTGGCTGTGGGCGCTGCTGCTGAGCTTCACGGCCGCCTCGGCGACGCAGGACATCGCGATCGACGCGTACACCATCGGCTTGCTGGCGCCGGGCGAGGAAGGCGTGGCCAACGGCGTCCGCGTCTCCGCGTATCGCGCCGCGCTGATTGCCGGCGGTGGCGCGCTGCTTCTACTCGCGCGTCCGTTCGGCTGGGCGGCGGTGTACTGGGCGGCGGCGCTGGCCTTCATCCTGTTGGCGGCGGTGGTGTGGCGGAGTCCGCCGCTCACTGTGCGCGGTGATACCGAAGCGCTGTGGCTGGCACCCCTGTGGACCTGGTTGCGGCGGCCGGGTGCGCCGGTGATTTTTCTTTTCGTCCTCACTTACAAGCTAGGCGATGTCAGCATGGGTCCGATGGTCAAGCCGTTTTGGGTCGACCGCGGTTTGAGTGCGGATGAGATCGCGCTGATTTCGACGACGCTCGGTGTGGGCGCCAGCGTGCTCGGCGCGCTCGCCGGCGGTGTGCTGACAACGCGCTGGGGGATTTTTCGCGGCCTGTGGTCGCTCGGCCTGTTGCAGGCGTTTTCCAATCTCGGCTACGCGGGGGTGGCCTATGCCGGCGCTGGCCGGCCGGCGATCTACGCCGCCTCGTTGTTCGAGAGCTTCACCGGCGGCCTCGGCACCGCCGCATTCCTCGCCTTTCTCATGCACGTCTGCGACAAGCGGCAAGCCGCCACCGAGTACGCGTTGCTGTCGGCGATCTTCGCCGCCAGCGGCTGGCTGGTGGGCAGCGTGAGTGGTGTGGGGGTAATGCGCTTCGGCTACGGCGACTACTTCTTGCTGACGTTCGCGCTATCGTTCCCCGCCTACGCCTTGCTGCCGTGGGTGAAGCGATGGGTGGACGACGCGCACAGTGATGCATCAGGACGCGTTGTCTAG